Proteins from a single region of Armatimonadota bacterium:
- a CDS encoding ABC transporter permease, whose product MNWRRVLRIIKKEFLQLRRDPRLLRMVVVAPVLQLILFGYAVTTDVRHVSMAVYDEDHTPASRALVARFVHSGYFDLDRWVTRPDQIQPLLDASAVQVAVHIPRGFAKDLARGLPAAAQVILDGSDSTTAGIISGYVAGVAATYSGQIEVARIGRLAPLPRVESRLRVWYNPELKSVNFMVPAVLCMILLNTTMMLTCLAIVKEREIGTLEQLVVTPITARELMVGKTVPFIVISFVDVVLVLLVSSLWFRVPIAGSLMLLFALAALFLLTSLGSGLFISTISHTQQQAMMTAFFFMFPSFILSGLIFPIENMPRVIQWVTYAIPLRYFLTIVRGIFLKGSGLDVLWPHVVALAVFGLVIMMLSVARFTKRLG is encoded by the coding sequence GTGAACTGGCGACGCGTCCTGCGCATCATCAAGAAAGAGTTTCTCCAGTTGCGCCGCGATCCGCGACTGCTGCGGATGGTGGTGGTGGCGCCCGTGCTCCAGCTCATCCTCTTTGGCTACGCGGTCACCACGGATGTCCGCCACGTCAGCATGGCCGTCTACGACGAGGACCACACGCCGGCCAGCCGCGCCCTCGTCGCCCGCTTCGTTCACTCCGGGTACTTCGACCTGGACCGATGGGTGACGCGCCCGGATCAGATTCAGCCGCTGCTCGATGCCAGCGCGGTGCAGGTGGCCGTGCACATCCCGCGGGGGTTTGCCAAGGATCTTGCGCGGGGGCTTCCTGCCGCGGCGCAAGTCATCCTCGACGGCTCCGACTCGACCACCGCCGGTATCATCTCCGGCTACGTGGCGGGTGTGGCCGCGACCTACTCGGGCCAGATAGAGGTGGCTCGGATCGGTCGCCTTGCTCCACTTCCACGCGTCGAGAGCCGGCTGCGCGTCTGGTACAACCCAGAACTCAAGAGCGTCAACTTCATGGTCCCCGCCGTGCTTTGCATGATCCTCCTCAACACGACGATGATGCTCACCTGTCTTGCCATCGTGAAGGAGCGAGAGATCGGGACGCTGGAGCAACTCGTCGTGACGCCAATCACCGCCCGCGAACTGATGGTGGGCAAGACGGTTCCCTTTATCGTGATCAGCTTCGTTGACGTGGTGCTGGTGCTCCTGGTCTCCTCACTCTGGTTTCGCGTGCCAATCGCGGGGAGCCTGATGCTGTTGTTTGCGCTGGCCGCGCTGTTTCTACTCACCAGCCTCGGATCCGGCCTCTTCATCTCCACCATCTCGCACACTCAACAGCAGGCGATGATGACCGCTTTCTTCTTCATGTTCCCCTCCTTCATTCTCTCGGGTCTGATCTTCCCGATCGAGAACATGCCGCGGGTGATCCAATGGGTCACCTACGCAATCCCGCTCCGCTACTTCCTGACCATCGTCCGCGGTATCTTCCTGAAGGGAAGCGGCCTGGACGTCCTCTGGCCGCATGTGGTCGCGCTCGCGGTCTTCGGCCTCGTCATCATGATGCTGAGCGTGGCGCGCTTCACGAAGCGATTGGGGTGA
- a CDS encoding ABC transporter ATP-binding protein — protein MANGEPAVAVENLVKRFGKFLAVDRISFSLPKGEVFGFLGPNGAGKSTTIRMLCGLLLPTSGRGRVVGYDVMTESEQIKQRIGYMSQKFSLYGDLTVEENIEFYADVYGVPLGRMAERKSWILRMADLQDRTKSLTRELAVGWKQRLALGCAVVHEPQALFLDEPTAGVDPVSRRTFWDLIYTVAGQGVSVFVTTHYMDEAEHCDRLGLIYGGKLIALGAPAELKAQAASGVLLEVSARPLMEALGVLETDPRVGDVAVFGSNLHVVVPDEPQPAAVVRAALTNAGLSVISVEPILPSLEDVFVSLIERADREAREVTS, from the coding sequence ATGGCGAACGGCGAACCGGCGGTGGCGGTCGAGAACCTGGTGAAGAGGTTCGGCAAGTTCCTGGCGGTGGACCGGATCTCGTTCTCCTTGCCCAAAGGGGAGGTCTTCGGCTTCCTGGGACCCAACGGCGCGGGCAAGTCAACGACCATTCGCATGCTCTGCGGCCTTCTCCTGCCGACCTCCGGCCGGGGCCGCGTGGTCGGCTACGACGTGATGACGGAGTCGGAACAGATCAAGCAGCGCATCGGGTACATGAGCCAGAAGTTCTCCCTCTACGGGGACCTGACGGTCGAGGAGAACATCGAGTTCTATGCCGACGTGTACGGCGTTCCCCTGGGGCGCATGGCCGAACGCAAGTCCTGGATTCTCCGGATGGCGGACCTCCAGGATCGCACGAAGAGTCTCACCCGCGAGCTGGCTGTCGGGTGGAAGCAGCGACTCGCCCTGGGTTGCGCGGTCGTCCACGAGCCGCAGGCGCTCTTCCTCGATGAACCGACGGCAGGTGTGGATCCGGTGTCGCGGCGCACGTTCTGGGACCTGATCTACACCGTCGCCGGGCAGGGGGTGAGCGTGTTCGTGACCACACACTATATGGACGAGGCGGAGCACTGCGACCGGCTGGGGCTGATCTACGGCGGCAAGCTGATCGCTCTCGGCGCCCCGGCCGAACTGAAAGCACAGGCCGCCTCCGGGGTCCTGTTGGAGGTCTCCGCGCGCCCGCTGATGGAGGCTCTGGGCGTGTTGGAGACCGACCCCCGCGTGGGCGACGTCGCCGTGTTCGGGAGCAACCTCCACGTGGTCGTGCCGGACGAGCCGCAGCCCGCGGCGGTGGTACGCGCCGCGCTCACCAACGCCGGCCTGTCCGTCATCAGTGTGGAACCCATTCTGCCGTCGCTCGAAGATGTTTTCGTCTCGTTGATCGAGCGCGCCGACCGGGAGGCGCGGGAGGTTACGAGCTAG
- a CDS encoding ABC transporter ATP-binding protein, whose amino-acid sequence MDQPLVSSAIRASSLRKRFGEVTAVDGLALQVAPGEIFGLVGPDGAGKTTTIRILCGILDGDGGEAEVAGFDVRRRPEQVKQRIGYMPQQFSLYGDLTVAENLLFFANIYHVPKRERLRREQELLEFSRLAPFRTRLAQHLSGGMRQKLALACTLIHRPQVLFLDEPTTGVDPVSRRDFWKILYSLLREGMTLFISTPYMDEAERCNRVALISKGRILQCDTPEALRQQMRGDLLEIVAEPQRQAKATLSERPEVLGVQVFGDRLHVWVSDVARDEPALLSVLGQHGVLVRSSRRAAPGLEDVFVSLVSEGAR is encoded by the coding sequence ATGGACCAGCCGCTTGTCTCCTCAGCCATCCGCGCTTCGAGTCTGCGCAAACGCTTCGGCGAAGTGACGGCCGTGGACGGCCTCGCCCTCCAGGTTGCGCCGGGCGAGATCTTCGGCCTGGTCGGACCGGACGGCGCGGGGAAGACGACCACGATTCGCATACTCTGCGGCATTCTCGACGGGGACGGCGGAGAGGCGGAGGTGGCCGGCTTCGACGTGCGCCGCCGGCCCGAGCAGGTAAAGCAGCGCATCGGCTACATGCCTCAGCAATTCAGCCTCTACGGAGACCTGACGGTGGCGGAGAACCTGCTCTTCTTCGCCAACATCTACCACGTGCCGAAAAGGGAGCGGCTGCGACGGGAGCAGGAGTTGCTCGAGTTCAGCCGGCTGGCACCATTTCGCACCCGCCTGGCCCAGCATCTCTCCGGAGGCATGAGACAGAAGCTGGCGCTCGCCTGTACGCTCATCCACCGGCCGCAAGTGCTCTTTCTCGACGAGCCGACCACCGGCGTCGATCCCGTGTCCCGCCGTGATTTCTGGAAGATCCTCTACTCCCTCCTCCGAGAGGGCATGACGCTGTTCATCAGCACGCCTTACATGGACGAGGCGGAGCGATGCAATCGGGTGGCCCTCATCAGCAAGGGGCGGATTCTCCAGTGTGATACGCCGGAGGCCCTGCGGCAGCAAATGCGCGGCGACCTGCTGGAGATCGTCGCGGAGCCCCAACGCCAGGCGAAGGCAACGCTGTCGGAGCGCCCGGAGGTGCTGGGCGTGCAGGTCTTCGGTGACCGCTTGCACGTGTGGGTGTCCGACGTGGCGCGGGACGAGCCCGCGCTCCTCTCCGTGCTGGGCCAGCACGGCGTCCTGGTACGTTCCTCGCGCCGCGCGGCTCCCGGCCTGGAGGACGTGTTCGTGTCGCTGGTATCGGAAGGGGCGCGATGA
- a CDS encoding ABC transporter permease translates to MLLRTWMIAWKESLQIRRDPRTLLVVIALPVLMLVLYGYAFNLDVKHLTLAVYDQDHTRAGRDLIGAFSHSEYFDLAGSLTSYQEVESALDRGEAKVALIIPARFGTELASGRPAPVQVIIDGSDSTTASTAIGYAALAVQQYSRQVTVEALRRAGLPGDSGLGPLDMRGQVWYNPELRSTNFLVPGLIAVILSMLAALLISMTVARERERGTIEPLIASPVMPHELMLGKLLPYAAIAFVDIVLVILAGLLLFHVPLRGSPSLLLGLSALFLLTSLAIGLLISTVSTSQQTAMTVAMLVTQLPAMLLSGFVFPIRAMPPVLQWITNFVPARHFLVIVRGIFLKGIGISILWEPALILLLYSVALIGLCSFRFRKKL, encoded by the coding sequence ATGCTGCTGCGCACCTGGATGATCGCCTGGAAAGAGTCCCTCCAGATCCGGCGCGACCCGCGCACGCTGCTGGTGGTAATCGCGCTGCCCGTGCTCATGCTGGTCCTGTACGGATACGCCTTCAACCTGGATGTGAAGCATCTGACGCTGGCCGTCTACGATCAGGATCACACCCGGGCCGGGCGCGACCTGATAGGCGCCTTCTCTCACAGCGAGTACTTCGATCTCGCGGGCAGCCTGACCAGCTACCAGGAGGTGGAATCCGCGCTCGACCGGGGCGAGGCGAAGGTCGCTCTAATCATCCCGGCCCGGTTCGGCACCGAGCTGGCTTCGGGCCGGCCTGCCCCCGTGCAGGTGATCATCGACGGTTCCGACTCCACCACCGCGAGCACGGCGATTGGCTACGCCGCGCTGGCGGTACAGCAGTATTCCCGGCAGGTCACCGTTGAGGCCTTAAGGCGGGCCGGCCTGCCCGGGGACAGCGGGCTGGGCCCGCTCGATATGCGGGGACAGGTCTGGTACAACCCGGAGCTGCGCAGCACCAACTTCCTGGTGCCGGGTCTGATCGCAGTCATCTTGAGCATGCTCGCGGCCTTGCTTATCTCCATGACCGTGGCGCGGGAACGGGAACGCGGCACCATCGAGCCGTTAATCGCTTCGCCGGTGATGCCCCACGAGCTGATGCTGGGGAAGCTTCTGCCGTATGCGGCGATCGCCTTCGTGGATATCGTCCTCGTCATCCTGGCCGGGCTGCTGCTTTTCCACGTGCCGCTCAGGGGCAGCCCCTCCCTGCTGCTCGGCCTGTCCGCCCTTTTCCTGCTGACCTCACTGGCGATCGGCCTGCTGATCTCGACCGTCTCCACCAGCCAGCAGACAGCCATGACCGTGGCCATGCTCGTCACCCAGCTCCCCGCCATGTTGCTCTCCGGCTTCGTCTTCCCCATCCGGGCCATGCCCCCGGTCCTACAATGGATCACGAACTTCGTCCCCGCCCGCCACTTCCTGGTGATCGTGCGTGGGATATTCCTTAAGGGAATCGGGATCTCGATTCTGTGGGAGCCGGCGTTGATTCTGCTGCTGTACAGCGTGGCCTTGATCGGGCTCTGTTCGTTTCGATTCCGGAAGAAGTTGTGA